In Actinomycetota bacterium, the DNA window AGGTCGTCACGCGCCCAGGTCGTACGGCTGGGCGGGGTCCATGTCCAGCCCGTTCGCCACCTGCCACAGCGCGGCCAGCGCCTTGGCGGCGTTGCGGCGGGCGAACGGGGGCAGGTCGTCGCCGTGGTCACGCAATATGGCTTCCAGCTTCCGGTACACCTCGACCAGCGCGGCCTCGGCCTCGTCCAGCGTCACGCCCATCGCGTTCTCCATCAGTGCCTCCGCTCGCCCTCGGAGCCGATGACGGTCCGTTCGTCCAGCACGCGCTTGGCCTTCAGCTCGAACCGCGGAAGCGAGCCGTCCTCCGCCCGCTTCACGCCGAACCGGAGCCCCTCGTGGCTCTCGGCCAGCTCCTTTCCCAGCTGCGACAGGACGGTCTCGGCGTCCACGCCCGCGGCCGCATCCGGGATCTCCACGAGCACCTCGATCTCGTCGCGGATGCCGTCCGCCGTATACAGGTGGACCTGGAACTCGTCGATCTCGGGATGCTCCCGGATCAGCGCCTCGACCGCCCGTGGGTACACGTTCGTCCCCCGAACGAGCTTCATGTCGTCGACCCGTCCCCGGATGCCGCCCTCGTAGATGTCGAAGGTGCGGCCGCACGGGCAGGTCGAACCGGGCACCCGAACCACGAAGTCGCGGGTCCGGTACCGGATCACGGGAATGAACCCGCGGCCGAACGAGGTGACCACGCGCTCTCCCATCTCGCCGTACGGGACGGGCTCGTCCGTGACCGGGTCGACGACCTCCTCGATGTAGTGGTCCTCGATGACGTGCGTCCCGCCCGGCTGCTCGGAGCACTCGAAGATCATGATCGTGCCGAGCTCGGTCATCCCCGCCGTGTCGCCGGCCTTGGCCCCCCACTGCTCCTCGATCAGCCGCTTGGTCGCCGGGATCGAGCCCGCCGGCTCGCCCGACAGGATCACCTTCTGCACCGCGCTCGACGCCAGGTCGATCCCGAGCCCACGCGCTTCCTGGGCCATCCGAAGCGCGTAAGTCGGCGTCGACGCCACCACCGTGGCGCCCATCTCCACGATCTGCCTGACGCGCTGCTCCGTGGTCATGGCCCCGCCGGGCAGCGTCAGGCAGCCGATCTTCTCGCACGCGTAGTGCAGGCCCCAGAACCCGATGAACGTGGAGTAGCCGAACGCGACGAACACGGTATCGGCGGGCCGCACGCCGAACCCCCACAGCCCATAGCACCACATCTCCGCGATCCACTCCCAGTCCTTCAGGGAGTCCAGCACCCGGATCGGCGTGCGGCCGGTCGTGCCCGAGGTCATGTGGTAACGGATCGCGCGCTCAGGTGGCGCGGCCAGGATCGGCCCGTACGGCGGGTGCTCCACCTGGCCCTGCATCCACTCGTCCCTGGTCAGGAACGGGAGACGGCGGAGATCGTCAATCGAGTTGAGCGAATCCGCCGTGACCCGAGCCTCGCGCAGGCGTTCGGCCTGCCAGGGAACCCTGGACTGGGCCCAATCCACGAGTCGCCTGAGCTTGCGAACCTGCAGGGCTTCGAGCTGGTCGCGGGGCATGGTCTCGTGGCGCGGGTTCCAGTACGGCGAGTCGTTCATCCCGGCCCCCTTCGCGGCGTTCCGAGTCGACGTCTCTGTTCGAGCGGCGTTCGAACAACGCCCGCCACGGGCGAGCCCATCGTAGCGACTGGCGCTCGGCCCGTGGTATACGCCTCCCGTGTCCTTCGCCCTCGACCCGGAACACGAGCGCTTGGCGGACCAAGCACGCCGCGTGGCGCGCGAAGCATTGCGCTTGGTGGCCCAAGCGGGCCCGCCGGGACGGGTGAACCGCCCGCTGGTCCGCGCGCTCGCGGACCACGGACTGCTCCCTCGCCTGTTTCCGGAACGGGCCGGCGGCACGGCAGAAGGAGAGGTCTCGGCCATGGACCTCTGCGTGCTCCGCGAATCCCTGGCTCGGGAGTCGACGGAGGCCGAGACCGCGCTGGCGCTACAGGGCCTCGGGGCGTACCCGATCCTTCAGTCGGGATCGCCGGAGCTGGTCGATCGGTGGATTCCCCCGGTGGCGCGCGGCGACGCGATCGCGGCGTTCGCCCTCACCGAGCCCGAGCACGGCTCCGACGCCGGGGAGCTGGAGCTGGCGGCGGATCGCGAAGGTGAGGGCTTCCGCCTGAGCGGCGTGAAGACGTGGATCTCCAACGCGCCCGACGCGGACGTCTACACCGTCTTCGCCCGCACCACGCCCGGCGCCGGAGCGCGGGGCGTGACGGCGTTCACGGTGGCGGGCGACAGCGCCGGGCTGACCGGCACACCGCTGGAACTCATCGCGCCCCATCCAGTCGGGCGCCTGGAGTTCGACGGCGTCCGGGTCGCGGCATCGGACATGCTGGGCGAGTCGGACGCCGGGTTCCGGGTGGCCATGCGCACGCTCGACCTGTTCCGTCCGAGCGTCGGGGCTTTCGCCGTGGGCATGGCCCAGGCGGCCCTCGATGCCGCTGTGGCGCACGCGGCGGAGCGGGAGTCGTTCGGGAAGCCGCTGCGCGAGCACCAGGCCGTCTCGCACCTGCTGGCGGAGATGGCCACACGAACACAGGCCGCGCGCCTGCTCGTCTACTCGGCCGCCTCGGCCCACGACGCCGGCCAGCGCGTGACCATGGCGTCGGCCATGGCCAAGCTGTTCGCCACGGAGACCGCCCAGTGGGTGGTGGACTCCGCCGTGCAGATCCACGGCGCACGGGCGCTCGAGCGCGGGCACCTGCTGGAGCACCTGTACCGGGACGTGCGGGCCCCGCGCATCTACGAGGGAACCACCGAGATACAGCGGGAGATCATCGCGCGCGAGCTGTACCGCTGATGGAGCCGACCGGCGAGGCCGAGCGTCGCCCCGCGGGCCGGGGTGAAGACGACGAGTCGGGCAGCGGGTTCGGCCGGATCCTGGCCCTGTCGGACGGCGTGTTCGCCATCGCCCTCACCCTGCTGGTCCTGGAGATCGCCGTTCCCCGGGGCACCAGCGGCTCCGACCTGGGACGGGCGCTCCTGCACCTGTGGCCGCGGGGGTTCGCGTACTTCCTGAGCTTCGCCATCATCGGGCGGTTCTGGGTCGCCCATCACCTGGCGTTCCGTTACATCGCGCGATTCGACTTCCGGCTGATCTGGCTCAACCTGCTCCTGCTGTTCTTCGTGGCGTTCCTGCCCTTCCCGACGGAGGTCCTGGGCCAGTTCGGGGCGCACTCGATCGCCGCGGTGTTCTACGCGTCGAGCGTCGCGGCGGCGTCCGCCGCGTCCGCGGCAGTGTGGTGGTACGCGTCGGGCCGGGGAGGGCTGCTCCGATCCGGGATCGATCCCGCCCTGGTCCGGCTGGCCCGGATTCGCAGTTTCTCGGGAGCTCCGTTCTTCCTGCTGACCGTTCCGGTGGCCCTGGTCTCCTCGTACGCGGCCATGGCCCTGTGGACGCTGGGGTTCCCGGCCCTTCGCCTGCTCATCTCGATCCGGCACCGGCCCAGAGAGCCCAGAGAGGCCAGATAGCCGCCCGGGCCGGGAACCACACGCCGACCGGGGGTGTACAACCCAACGAAGACGTCAATCGGGTGCACGTGGACGTTCGGTGCGCGGAAGTGGAGGGCCGTCCACTGGAGGAAGCCGAACTCGTCGAGCGGGCACGGCAGGGCGATGTCGGCGCGTACGAGGAGCTCGTTCGCCGGTACCAGCACGTGGCGGCCCGGACGGCCTACCTCGTCACCAGGCTGGCAGCCGAGGCCGAGGACGCGGTGCAGGAGGCCTTCGTGAAGGCGTACTACGCGCTGCCCCGTTTCCGGGGGGACGCCCCGTTCCGTCCGTGGCTGCTCGCCATCGTGGCGAACGAGGCCAGGAACCGGCGGAAGTCGGCGGCCCGGCGGGCCCGGCTGGCCCTGCGGGCGGGACAGGACCGTCCCTCGGGGGATGCGGCTCCATCCCCCGAGGTGGCGGCCCTGGCGGAGGAGGAGCGAACGATCTTGGTGGCAGCGATGAACCGGCTGAAGGAACACGACCGCATGGTCATCGGGTACCGATATTTCCTGGGCCTGTCCGAGCGGGAGACCGCGGTGGCGCTCGGCGTGCCGGCCGGGACAGTGAAGTCTCGCCTGGCCCGGGCCCTTCGCCGCCTCCGGAAGATCCTCGAGGCTTCCTCCGCGGAGCCGCTGGCGGCGCAGGAGGGAGGCCGCGGTGGCTGACCGGCGGTGGCAGATGTCGGACGACCAACTGGAGACCGCCCTGGCCAGCCTGGGGAGGTATCTGGAGTATCCGGAACCGGACGTGGCCGCGGCGGTGGTCGCGAGGCTCACCGCGCGTCCGGCCGCGCGTCCCGGAATCGTGGAACGCCTGCTTCCCCGCCGGCCGGTGCGGCGGGTCGCCGTGCTCGCGCTGGCGATGCTCGTGCTGCTGTCGGGCGCGGCAGTTGCGGGGCGGCTCGGGTTGCCGGGACTTCGGATCATCTTCCAGCCCAAGGCGACGGTGTTGCCGTCCCCTCCACCGGTCGGGACACAGCTGTTCCTGGGCGGGCGCACGACGCTGGAGCGGGCCCGGGACCAGGTCTCGTTCCCGGTGGAGGTGCCACGCGGCCGGCATCTCGGCCCGGCCGAGGTCTACGTGAGCGTCGTTCCGGCCGGCGGGCGGGTGTCCCTGGTGTACCGGCCGCATCCCGGACTGCCGGCGGCCCGGTTCACTGGCGTCGGAGCCCTCGTCACCGAGTTCCGGGGCAGCGTGAACCCAACCCTCATCAAGAAGCTGATGGCGTCGGGCACGAAGGTGGACTTCGTCCAGGTGAACGCCCAGTCCGGGTTCTGGTTCTCCGGGGCCCCACACGAGATCTACTACACCGACGAGCACGGGCGGCCGTTCACCGACAGCGTCCGGCTGGCCGGCAACACCCTGGTATGGGTGGATGCCGAGCTCACGCTCCGGCTGGAGTGCCGCTGCTCCGAGGCACGCGCCATCGCCATCGCGTCGTCGGTGCGCTGACGTCCCGAACCGCCCGGGGCCGCCCGCACCCGCACGGTGAGCGCAGGACCGCATGACGCCGCAGGAACCGATCTGCCGCTCCGGTTGTAGGAAGGGCAAGGCGAGCGAAAGGGAGGAACCATGCGAGCCAGGTTGACGGTGGCGGCGGTGATCGGGACGGTGGTGCTCGGGCTGGCACAGCCGGCGGGGGCGAAGGGCATCGGCGTCGTCAACATCAACGGCCCCAACCTTCCCTCGGGTGGCATCACCATCCCCGGGAACGGGCCGGCCGGGGAGGAGCTGTCCCGGCTGGGGCTGTTCGCGCAGACCAAGGACCGGCCGCCGTGGGCGATCGGGGTCTCGCGTGCCGACCTCGGCCCGAAGTACGTCGTCGAGTACCGGCTTCGGGACTTCCCGGGCGGCTCGGTCACGGTCCGCCAGGACCTGTACCCCTACGCGAAGGACGGGGTCTGGACGTACACCGCCCCGGGCCAGCGTCTCGGCCCAAAGGGACCCCGGATCGACGCCGGATGGTGGGTGGCATCGACCGAGATGCTGGCCGAGCTGGAACGCCTGGGACTTCCCCAGCCCGCTGCTGCGAGCGCGGGAGGCGCGACCCCGATCAACGGTGCTCCCGCGACCCCGGCCGTTCGGGCGGCCGCTCCGCAGCCTGCCGGGCCGGGCCTGGCCTGGCCCTGGATCGTGGCCGGCGCCATCGCCATGACGGCGGTGGTCGTGGGACTTCTGGCCACGTTGCGCGTGCGGCGCGCTACCGGCGTGGCCTGAGCCGGCAGGAGGCTGGCGTGGGCGGGACGGCTCGGTCAGCCCTCCGGCACCACCGCGACGCACACCAGCTCCACCCGGGCCCGGGCGTCGAACAGGCCCCGGATCTCGAACAGGGAAACCGCGGGGAAGTGCCGGCCGAGGCGCCGCCGCCACGCCTCGCCGATCTCGCGCAGCGCGGACCGGTACTCGGCCGCATCGGTCACGAAGATCTGCACCGACACCAGGTGCTCGGGACTTCCGCCAGCCGCGCGCAGCGCCTCCACCACGTTCGCCGCCGCCTGGTCGAACTGGGCCACGATCCCCTCGTCGATCGAGCCGTCCGGCCGGTGCCCGGCCTGCCCTCCCAGGTAGATCGTGCGGCCGGCGGCCGGGACGACCGCGTGGGAGAACCCCTGCGGCGGGAGCAGCTTCTCGGGGTTGATCAGCCGGTGCGGGCTCTCGGCT includes these proteins:
- a CDS encoding sigma-70 family RNA polymerase sigma factor; translated protein: MDVRCAEVEGRPLEEAELVERARQGDVGAYEELVRRYQHVAARTAYLVTRLAAEAEDAVQEAFVKAYYALPRFRGDAPFRPWLLAIVANEARNRRKSAARRARLALRAGQDRPSGDAAPSPEVAALAEEERTILVAAMNRLKEHDRMVIGYRYFLGLSERETAVALGVPAGTVKSRLARALRRLRKILEASSAEPLAAQEGGRGG
- a CDS encoding acyl-CoA dehydrogenase family protein, yielding MSFALDPEHERLADQARRVAREALRLVAQAGPPGRVNRPLVRALADHGLLPRLFPERAGGTAEGEVSAMDLCVLRESLARESTEAETALALQGLGAYPILQSGSPELVDRWIPPVARGDAIAAFALTEPEHGSDAGELELAADREGEGFRLSGVKTWISNAPDADVYTVFARTTPGAGARGVTAFTVAGDSAGLTGTPLELIAPHPVGRLEFDGVRVAASDMLGESDAGFRVAMRTLDLFRPSVGAFAVGMAQAALDAAVAHAAERESFGKPLREHQAVSHLLAEMATRTQAARLLVYSAASAHDAGQRVTMASAMAKLFATETAQWVVDSAVQIHGARALERGHLLEHLYRDVRAPRIYEGTTEIQREIIARELYR
- a CDS encoding TMEM175 family protein yields the protein MEPTGEAERRPAGRGEDDESGSGFGRILALSDGVFAIALTLLVLEIAVPRGTSGSDLGRALLHLWPRGFAYFLSFAIIGRFWVAHHLAFRYIARFDFRLIWLNLLLLFFVAFLPFPTEVLGQFGAHSIAAVFYASSVAAASAASAAVWWYASGRGGLLRSGIDPALVRLARIRSFSGAPFFLLTVPVALVSSYAAMALWTLGFPALRLLISIRHRPREPREAR
- a CDS encoding phenylacetate--CoA ligase family protein, producing MNDSPYWNPRHETMPRDQLEALQVRKLRRLVDWAQSRVPWQAERLREARVTADSLNSIDDLRRLPFLTRDEWMQGQVEHPPYGPILAAPPERAIRYHMTSGTTGRTPIRVLDSLKDWEWIAEMWCYGLWGFGVRPADTVFVAFGYSTFIGFWGLHYACEKIGCLTLPGGAMTTEQRVRQIVEMGATVVASTPTYALRMAQEARGLGIDLASSAVQKVILSGEPAGSIPATKRLIEEQWGAKAGDTAGMTELGTIMIFECSEQPGGTHVIEDHYIEEVVDPVTDEPVPYGEMGERVVTSFGRGFIPVIRYRTRDFVVRVPGSTCPCGRTFDIYEGGIRGRVDDMKLVRGTNVYPRAVEALIREHPEIDEFQVHLYTADGIRDEIEVLVEIPDAAAGVDAETVLSQLGKELAESHEGLRFGVKRAEDGSLPRFELKAKRVLDERTVIGSEGERRH
- a CDS encoding RidA family protein, with protein sequence MTDGTDPPAFGGANQPAESPHRLINPEKLLPPQGFSHAVVPAAGRTIYLGGQAGHRPDGSIDEGIVAQFDQAAANVVEALRAAGGSPEHLVSVQIFVTDAAEYRSALREIGEAWRRRLGRHFPAVSLFEIRGLFDARARVELVCVAVVPEG